GTAGCGAAGGTTGCAGAGGGCAAGTTTGAAGAAGCGTATGAGATAATCACAAGCACAAACAGCCTCCCCGCAATCAGCGGCCGTGTTTGTCCTCAGGAAAATCAGTGCGAGGGCAAGTGCGTAAGAGGTATCAAGGGCGAGAGCGTATCTATCGGACGTCTTGAGCGTTTCTGTGCAGACTATCACATGAAGCACAGCGATGCAAAGGCTGTTAAGCCCCAGTCGAACGGCAAGAAGGTTGCAGTTGTAGGTGCAGGCCCTTCAGGTCTTACCTGTGCAGGCGACCTTGCAAAGAAGGGTTACGAAGTAACAGTATTTGAAGCATTCCATACAGCAGGCGGCGTTCTGGTTTACGGTATCCCCGAATTCAGACTTCCCAAGGCTATAGTAAAGAAAGAAGTAGAAAATCTTCAGGATCTCGGTGTTGAAGTAAAGACAAACATGGTCATCGGCCGTGTTCTGTCGGTTGACGAGCTGTTTGAGATGGGCTACAAGGCTATCTTCATCGGCTCGGGTGCAGGTCTTCCCTCATTCATGGGTATCGAGGGCGAAGATCTCATCGGTGTTTACTCAGCTAATGAGTACCTCACAAGAACAAATCTTATGAAGGCTTATCTTGATGATTATGATACGCCTATCATCAAGAGCAAGTCGGTAGCGGTTGTCGGCGGCGGTAACGTTGCAATGGACGCTGCAAGATGCGCTAAGCGTCTTGGTGCTGAAAATGTATACATTGTATACCGCAGAGGCATGGAAGAAATGCCTGCCCGTAAGGAAGAAGTACATCACGCTATGGAAGAGGGCATCATCTTCAAGAACCTCAACAACCCTGTCAAGATACTCGGTGATGAGAACGGCAGAGTAAGAGCTATGGAGTGCATTGAGATGGAGCTTGGCGAGCCTGACGCAAGCGGCAGACGTAAGCCTATCGCTAAGGAAGGAAGCAACTTTGAGCTTCCCGTTGACACTGTCATCATGTCAATCGGTACATCTCCCAACCCCCTTATCAGAAGCACAACTCCCGGTCTTGACACCAACAAGAGAGGCTGTCTTGTTGTTAACGAAGACACAATGCAGACGACCCGTGAGGGTGTTTATGCCGGCGGTGACGCTGTTACAGGTGCGGCTACGGTAATACTCGCTATGGGTGCAGGTAAGCAGGCGGCTCAGAGCATTGATGAATATCTGAGCAAGAACTGAGCGACATAAAATTAAATGCAGAAAAGGCTGACGTGATTATGCGTCAGCCTTTTTGTTATGTTTAAGCCCGTATTTTGCGGTGTCTGCCGATAAGGGCGCCGTTTTATATCCCGAAGCTGTCTTTCAGTATCTTTTTTCCGCTTTCGGTGACAAATATTTTCTCATACGCATTTCTGACCGCATTTTCGCTTGCGTTGTCCTCGTACAGATTTACTATGAAATCCGCCTCGATGAGTATTTGCAGGTCTTTGCCGTCAATATCCGTATATGTGTGGTGGCAGGCGATAAGATGCATCACACGCTCTGCGACATCCTCATATCCGCCGACCGACTCAAGAATTTCCTTTGCGATAACCGGACCGAGCTTTTGCTGTATCTCGCCGTCATTTCTGCCGTAGAGCCGTTCGCCCTCGTGAATGCCTATATCGTGAAGTATCGCCGCCGTTTCAAGAGTTTTCATCATTTCGTCCGACAGCTTCTCCTGCTTACCGATAAGCCTTGCAAAGCTGTGTACTTTTATAAAGTGCTGTATCCTTTTAGGGTCGCCCTTGTCATATTCTATCGCCGCTGTCAGAAGCCTTTCGTGCATAATATTACCACCTTATTCGCTCTTGCTGTCAGCGGTGCTGTCAGGCTTGCTGTCTGTTTTGCTTTCGGTATTGCTTTCGGGCTTGCTTTCTGTTTTGCTGTCGGTTGCGGTATCCTTCTTTTCAACCGTCTTGAAAACGGTATCCGATATTACCTTTATCTTATCAATGCTTGCCGTAATCACACGGTTATCCCACATTGTAAGTATATACGGCTTGTCGCCGTCGATTATATCGCAGTAAAGCGTGGTGTACTTTTCGTCATACAGCGTTATATTTCCTAGCTCGGACAGCTTTCCGTCGGCATAACTGTAGAACTTGCAAACGCTGACCTGTGATATTCCGTCAAAGTACATAACGGGTATTCCGATTGTTATCTTTCCGTCCTTTTCATAATAGGCAAGCTGTGAAATATCGTCGCACACGGGGCTTGTAAGATAGCTGTTCCAGTCGCCCGAAGTATTGCTTTCTGCGGTGATGGTGACCTCCGCTTTCTTCTCGCCGCCTACGGCAAGCAGGATGCCCTGTCTGTTTCCGTCCTTGTCAGCCTTTACGGTGACCTGCGCTGTCACATTGTCGCTCAGCTTCACGCTGTTGGTGTTTTCTGTGTTTTCCGCCTGTTCGCCGTTGTCGGCATTCACGCTGTACTGCATAGGGTCATCGCCGTATGATGTTACAGTAACGGTTTTTCCAGTACCGCTTATCGAAGCTATTCGCTGTCCGTCTGCGATGCCTTCACAGAAATTTATATTGCCGAGCGTTTTGCTCGTTGTGATAATGACATTATGACGTTC
This window of the [Eubacterium] siraeum genome carries:
- the gltA gene encoding NADPH-dependent glutamate synthase yields the protein MPNMSLTKVPMPEQDPNVRNKNFLEVAMGYTEEMAMEEASRCLNCKNKPCVSGCPVNVRIPEFVAKVAEGKFEEAYEIITSTNSLPAISGRVCPQENQCEGKCVRGIKGESVSIGRLERFCADYHMKHSDAKAVKPQSNGKKVAVVGAGPSGLTCAGDLAKKGYEVTVFEAFHTAGGVLVYGIPEFRLPKAIVKKEVENLQDLGVEVKTNMVIGRVLSVDELFEMGYKAIFIGSGAGLPSFMGIEGEDLIGVYSANEYLTRTNLMKAYLDDYDTPIIKSKSVAVVGGGNVAMDAARCAKRLGAENVYIVYRRGMEEMPARKEEVHHAMEEGIIFKNLNNPVKILGDENGRVRAMECIEMELGEPDASGRRKPIAKEGSNFELPVDTVIMSIGTSPNPLIRSTTPGLDTNKRGCLVVNEDTMQTTREGVYAGGDAVTGAATVILAMGAGKQAAQSIDEYLSKN
- a CDS encoding HD domain-containing protein, with protein sequence MHERLLTAAIEYDKGDPKRIQHFIKVHSFARLIGKQEKLSDEMMKTLETAAILHDIGIHEGERLYGRNDGEIQQKLGPVIAKEILESVGGYEDVAERVMHLIACHHTYTDIDGKDLQILIEADFIVNLYEDNASENAVRNAYEKIFVTESGKKILKDSFGI